A window of the Roseburia sp. 831b genome harbors these coding sequences:
- the tnpB gene encoding IS66 family insertion sequence element accessory protein TnpB (TnpB, as the term is used for proteins encoded by IS66 family insertion elements, is considered an accessory protein, since TnpC, encoded by a neighboring gene, is a DDE family transposase.) gives MLNDATCFKQIYIVCGYTDLRFGLDSLASIIESKTGSSPYVPDTLYLFCGRKTDRIKGLVWEKDGFLLLYKRLEKGNFVWPRNESEVRALTSQQFRWLMEGLTIFPKKTVQEIRPPEHMA, from the coding sequence ATGTTGAATGATGCCACTTGTTTTAAACAGATTTATATCGTTTGCGGCTACACGGATCTCCGTTTTGGCTTGGATTCATTAGCTTCTATCATCGAATCCAAAACAGGAAGTAGCCCGTACGTTCCTGATACGCTTTACCTTTTCTGTGGTCGCAAGACTGACAGAATCAAAGGATTGGTGTGGGAAAAGGACGGATTCTTGCTCTTGTATAAGCGCCTAGAGAAAGGGAACTTCGTGTGGCCAAGAAATGAATCCGAAGTACGAGCACTTACCAGTCAGCAATTTCGTTGGCTCATGGAAGGTCTAACAATTTTTCCAAAGAAAACGGTTCAAGAGATCCGACCGCCAGAACATATGGCATAA
- the tnpC gene encoding IS66 family transposase encodes MAMEYTEEQLNNFDKATLIQLFLAQQSQLKDIDRKLQLLLEQVAVLNNNRFGKSSEKLDVDNQISFLEVDGNIVYFNEAEAVAALECSEEEETSKPHSKKKKGKRAADIKGLPIVPVEHKMTEDELIDEFGEDGWYQLEDEVYHRYRFTPMKIEIEEHHVGVYKSKKDNHFKKADHPAYLLRNSLVSPSLLAGIWNAKYVNAAPLYRQEQEFQRMGLNIDRADMAHWTILCAERYLSIFYDYLHEKMYDYHVLQADETPVLVSKENRTTGNKHYMWVYRTGKMYLNKQIILYEYQPSRNASHPRAFLKDFQGICLTDGYQVYHTIEKEREDLKIAGCWAHARRRFDEAVKALPKANQKMSLAYLALKQIQAIYREENKLGDMNPDERLKHRQLTVKPLVDAYFAWAKQNLMSVPPKSKTANGFTYSLNQEKYLRTFLEDGEVPIDNNSAEQAIRPFCVGKKNWVMIDTIAGAEASAIIYSIAETAKANDLKPYNYFEYLLTEIPKHMDDHDASFCEDLLPWSDKLPKECRKQL; translated from the coding sequence ATGGCGATGGAATATACAGAAGAACAATTGAATAATTTTGACAAGGCTACCCTTATTCAACTGTTTTTGGCACAACAATCACAACTCAAAGATATTGATCGGAAACTGCAACTGTTGTTGGAACAGGTCGCTGTATTGAACAATAACCGTTTTGGGAAGTCATCTGAGAAACTTGATGTAGATAACCAGATCAGCTTCTTAGAGGTTGATGGCAATATCGTTTATTTTAATGAAGCAGAAGCTGTTGCAGCCCTTGAATGCTCAGAGGAAGAAGAAACATCGAAACCTCATAGTAAAAAGAAAAAGGGGAAACGCGCTGCTGACATCAAAGGTCTTCCAATCGTTCCGGTTGAACACAAGATGACGGAAGACGAGTTAATCGACGAATTCGGAGAAGATGGCTGGTATCAGCTTGAAGATGAAGTATACCATCGCTATCGTTTTACCCCAATGAAGATTGAAATCGAAGAACATCACGTTGGCGTGTATAAATCTAAAAAGGACAATCATTTCAAAAAGGCAGATCATCCTGCTTATTTACTAAGAAACAGTCTTGTTTCACCATCTTTGCTAGCAGGCATTTGGAATGCCAAATATGTTAATGCAGCACCTCTTTATCGTCAGGAACAGGAATTCCAAAGAATGGGTCTTAACATCGATCGCGCGGATATGGCTCATTGGACCATTCTATGTGCAGAGAGATATCTCTCAATCTTTTATGATTATCTGCACGAGAAAATGTATGACTATCATGTCTTACAAGCAGATGAGACTCCGGTTCTTGTTTCAAAAGAAAACAGAACTACCGGAAATAAGCATTACATGTGGGTATACCGTACAGGAAAGATGTATCTGAATAAGCAGATCATCTTGTACGAGTACCAACCATCTCGTAATGCCAGTCATCCACGAGCTTTTCTTAAAGATTTTCAAGGAATTTGTCTGACGGATGGCTATCAGGTCTACCATACGATTGAAAAAGAACGCGAAGACCTGAAAATCGCTGGGTGCTGGGCACATGCAAGACGTCGCTTCGATGAGGCTGTTAAGGCTCTACCAAAGGCAAACCAGAAAATGTCTCTTGCATATCTGGCATTGAAGCAAATCCAAGCAATCTATCGCGAGGAGAACAAGCTTGGGGACATGAATCCGGATGAACGCCTGAAACATCGTCAGTTGACTGTAAAGCCACTGGTGGATGCTTATTTTGCATGGGCAAAACAGAATCTCATGTCTGTTCCGCCGAAGAGTAAGACAGCAAATGGATTTACTTACTCCTTGAATCAGGAAAAGTATTTGAGAACATTCCTTGAAGATGGAGAAGTGCCAATCGATAACAATTCGGCAGAACAGGCAATTCGGCCATTCTGTGTAGGCAAGAAAAACTGGGTTATGATTGATACCATCGCAGGGGCAGAAGCAAGTGCAATCATTTACAGCATTGCAGAAACTGCAAAGGCTAACGATCTAAAACCTTATAATTACTTTGAATATCTTCTGACAGAGATTCCAAAGCACATGGATGACCATGATGCAAGTTTTTGTGAAGATCTGCTTCCTTGGTCAGACAAGCTACCAAAGGAATGCAGAAAGCAACTTTAA
- a CDS encoding YhfC family intramembrane metalloprotease encodes MMGVQTISNTAICGVVISIILSMTVPVAFIIFAKKKYQAKISTFFIGAGTFLLFAMVLEQIMHLLVIKVGGLSAENNRWLYYIYAAMAAAVFEETGRIVAMKFWMKKRLDFPNALMYGIGHGGIEAILIGGLTNISNLISMLMINSGAMEQSLAILPEETRNQTMQQLSALWTTPASHFMAGGFERVSAIILQIGLSLLIYHALKSKKRGAAILAYALHFMVDFVAVSCAAYVSVWILEVFIFVMAVGTLLFAWRKSK; translated from the coding sequence ATGATGGGAGTACAGACAATATCAAATACCGCAATTTGCGGCGTTGTAATTTCTATTATTTTATCAATGACAGTACCAGTTGCATTCATTATTTTTGCAAAAAAGAAGTATCAGGCGAAGATTTCAACATTTTTTATTGGAGCAGGAACCTTCTTATTGTTCGCGATGGTTCTAGAACAAATCATGCATTTGCTGGTCATTAAGGTTGGTGGATTAAGTGCGGAGAACAACCGCTGGCTGTATTATATTTATGCAGCAATGGCGGCAGCAGTTTTTGAGGAAACAGGAAGAATTGTGGCAATGAAGTTCTGGATGAAGAAACGATTGGATTTCCCAAATGCGCTTATGTATGGTATTGGACACGGCGGAATTGAGGCAATTTTGATTGGTGGACTGACCAACATTAGCAATCTGATTTCAATGCTCATGATTAATAGTGGTGCAATGGAGCAGTCGTTGGCGATTTTGCCAGAAGAAACAAGAAACCAGACGATGCAGCAGTTATCTGCGTTGTGGACAACGCCAGCCTCACATTTCATGGCAGGTGGATTTGAGAGGGTAAGTGCGATTATTTTGCAGATTGGGTTATCGTTGCTTATTTATCACGCATTGAAGTCGAAGAAACGTGGTGCTGCAATTCTTGCGTATGCGCTTCACTTTATGGTGGACTTTGTTGCAGTATCCTGTGCGGCATATGTTTCGGTATGGATATTAGAGGTGTTTATTTTTGTAATGGCGGTAGGAACCTTACTGTTTGCATGGAGAAAGAGTAAATGA
- a CDS encoding acyl-CoA thioester hydrolase/BAAT C-terminal domain-containing protein has product MKKTNVKDNGFEGILFLGNGTKDKVVIVMSGSNGGMKLTKQAAEFYHKNGVPALALALFATKGTQPFLDRVPVEYVEYAIRWLKEQGYNRIGIDGMSKGSEIALVAASMFSDISCVIVRVPSYFVSEGLAGKGKNKAPSGTSCWSYHGKELAYAPYKMRKFNILKMLIKEKELHIIMFNKDKDIIPESIIAIDKIKAPILILSSKQDSVWPSYESGIYIEKKLEETSFPYEHKHVAYEHMSHALVTKLPILYKLGFRSERENAKACAIDRDSMKKELLDWINRVWK; this is encoded by the coding sequence ATGAAGAAAACAAATGTAAAAGACAATGGATTTGAAGGTATACTTTTTCTGGGAAATGGGACAAAAGATAAAGTTGTAATTGTTATGTCAGGCTCCAATGGAGGAATGAAGCTTACAAAACAGGCGGCAGAATTTTACCATAAAAATGGTGTTCCTGCGTTGGCGCTGGCATTGTTTGCAACAAAGGGAACACAGCCTTTTTTGGATAGAGTGCCGGTGGAATATGTAGAATATGCAATTCGTTGGCTTAAGGAGCAGGGATACAACCGAATCGGGATTGATGGAATGTCAAAAGGAAGTGAAATAGCACTCGTTGCGGCATCCATGTTTTCGGACATATCCTGCGTCATAGTCAGGGTGCCATCCTATTTTGTGAGTGAGGGGCTTGCTGGAAAAGGGAAGAACAAAGCGCCGTCCGGTACCTCCTGTTGGAGTTATCATGGAAAGGAACTTGCCTATGCGCCATACAAGATGAGAAAATTTAATATCCTAAAAATGCTGATAAAAGAAAAGGAATTGCATATCATCATGTTTAACAAAGATAAAGACATTATCCCGGAGAGCATCATTGCGATTGATAAGATAAAAGCGCCAATACTAATTTTATCGTCCAAACAGGATTCAGTATGGCCATCCTATGAAAGCGGTATTTATATAGAAAAGAAACTTGAGGAAACAAGTTTCCCATATGAACATAAGCATGTTGCATATGAACATATGAGTCACGCGTTGGTAACCAAACTGCCAATCCTATATAAGTTAGGTTTTAGGTCAGAAAGGGAAAATGCAAAAGCGTGTGCCATTGACAGAGATAGCATGAAGAAAGAATTGTTGGACTGGATAAATCGGGTGTGGAAATAG